Part of the Geobacter pickeringii genome, TGTTAAGGAATGCAAGGCCGGTAAGGTCGAGTTCCGCGTTGAGAAGGCCGGTATCGTTCATGCTCCGGTTGGCAAAGTTTCGTTTGATGCCGACAAGCTTAAGGAAAACCTCCTTGCACTTGTCGAAGCCCTGGTGAAGGCGAAGCCGTCGGCCGCCAAGGGCACGTATCTGAAGAAGATCAGCATTTCGTCCACCATGGGACCTGGCCTCAACCTCGATATTTCAGAGGTCCAATCCAAGTTGATATAAAACCAGAGCAGCAAGCCAAAGTCAGAGACAGCAGGCGTCCCGTCAACGAAGCCGGGGCTTAAAAGCTTTGCAGCCTGCCGAGACTTGAGGTGGTGACTGAAACAGGTTGTTTCTGCGCTCCCCGACTTTGGCTGAAGGGTCCATGACCCAAAAAACCAAAAGAAAGGAGGAAGGCGCTTGAACAGAGAGAACAAGCAACAGCAAGTAAGCGAACTGCACGACAAACTCACCCGTGCTAATGCGGTATTTCTTGCCGATTTCCGCGGCATGAGCGTCGAGCAGGCAACGACGTTGCGTAATGAGTTGCGTGCCGCGTCTGTTGAGTACAAGGTCGTCAAGAATACGTTGCTTGAACTGGCGTCAAAGGGGACTGACAAGGAGTCACTCTCCCCCCATTACGCCGGTCCGACAGCGGTTGCGTTCAGTTATGACGATCCGGTCGCCGCAGCAAAAGTGCTCTCGAAGTTTGCCAAGTCACAACCCAACACCTTCAAGCTTAAAGCTGGTGTGCTCACCGGCAAGGCGATTGGCGTCGCGGATATCCAGGCATTGGCCGATCTGCCGAGCCGCGAGGTTCTGCTCGCGAAACTTCTCGGCACGATCAACGCACCGGTTGCCAACTTCGTGGGCGTTCTTGCCGCGGTTCCGGGCAGTTTCGTGCGTGCCCTTGACGCCGTTAGAGCGAAGAAGGCGGGCAACTAGCTTACACTTATCTCAGCAAACAGAACAACAATTAATGGAGGAATAAAGAAATGGCAGAAATCACCAAAGCCGATGTTGTCAGCTTCATCGAAAATATGACGGTTCTCGAACTTGCTGAGCTCGTAAAGGAGCTCGAAGACAAGTTCGGCGTTTCCGCAGCCGCTCCCGTTGCTGTTGCCGCTGCTGCTCCCGTTGCTGGCGCTGCTGAAGCTGCCGAAGAGAAGACTGAATTCGATATCATCCTCAAGAGCGCCGGGGCGAACAAGATCGCTGTCATCAAGGTTGTTCGCGCTCTTACCGGCTTGGGCCTGAAGGAAGCCAAGGATCTTGTCGACGGTGCTCCGAAGCCTGTCAAGACCGGCGTTTCCAAAGAAGAGGCTGAAGAGGCCAAGAAGCAACTCGTCGAGTCCGGCGCTGAAGTCGAGATTAAGTAAGCACTGACCCCCCTTTAGCATGACAGCCAAGGTCGCCGCGCGCGGCCTTGGCTCTTCTATTTTCGTTGCGGTGGTGAGTTGTTATGCTCCGCAGCGATTCAATAAAGCGTACTAATTCCAGTGGGTTGAGGGTTAGGCCGGCCTTCGCCAAAGGAGAATATATGGCTTATTCAATTGCGAATAACCAACTGCTGCGCAAGAACTTCGCTAAGATTCACAAGATTATCGACATTCCCAATCTGATTGATATTCAGAAAAATTCCTATAAACGGTTTCTGCAACTCGATACACCACCTGAAGTACGTAAGAACAGCGGGCTTGAGGCGGTATTTAAGAGCGTGTTTCCCATCAGGGACTTCAGTGAGACCGCATCGCTCGAATATGTTTCCTATACACTGGGCGCTCCAAAGTATGACGTGGAGGAGTGCCACCAGCGCGGGATGACTTTTGCCGCACCGATGAAGGTGAAAGTTCGCCTTGTTGTCTGGGACGTCAACAAGGAAACCTCCGTTCGGTCCATCAAGGACATCAAGGAGCAGGAAGTCTACTTTGGTGAGATTCCGCTCATGACGGACAACGGGACGTTTATCATAAATGGCACTGAGCGAGTTATCGTCAGCCAGCTTCACCGTTCACCCGGTGTTTTTTACGATCACGACAAAGGAAAGACCCACTCCAGCGGCAAGGTTCTCTATTCCGCGCGGGTGATACCATATCGCGGCTCCTGGTTGGACTTCGAGTTCGATCACAAGGACATTCTGTTTGTTCGCATCGACCGGCGTCGCAAGATGCCGGCAACGGTACTCCTCAAGGCCCTTGGCTATTCAGTGGAGGAGCTCCTCAACTATTTCTACCGGAGCGAGGAAGTCTTCGTTTCCGCGGAAAGCATGACGAAAAAAGCTGACGCGGAACTGCTTTCGAGCCAAAAAGCGTCGGTCGACATCGCCGACCCCAAGACTGGCGAGGTCATCGTCAAAGCCAACCGCAAGTTCACCAAGGCGGCAATCCGCAAGATGGCTGAACACGGGATTGTACAGATTCCGATAAACGTCGATGAGATCGTCGGGAAATTTGTCTCCACGGACATCGTTGATCCTTCCACCGGTGAAGTCATCGTCGAGTGCAACGACGAGATAACCCAGGGCAAGCTCGACGATATCAAGGCGCGGGGGATCGAGTCCTTCAAGATCCTGTTCATTGATAACGTTCATGTTACGTCGTCGCTGCGCGACACGCTTCTCGTTGACAAGATCGGCTCTACCGATGATGCCCTGATCGAAATTTACCGCAGGCTGCGCCCCGGCGATCCGCCGACGCTGAAAAGCGCTCAGGCTCTTTTCGATAACCTGTTCTTCAATGCCGAGCGTTACGATCTTTCGGCCGTGGGCCGACTCAAGCTCAATTTCAAGCTTGGGGTGGATGTTCCTCTCGAGACGCAGACCCTGACCAGACCCGACGTCCTTGAGGTTGTTCGCTATCTGATCGACCTCAAAAACGGCAAGGGTACCATCGACGACATCGACCACCTCGGCAACCGCCGCGTGCGGGCCGTGGGAGAATTGCTGGAGAACCAGTACCGGATCGGCCTTGTTCGGATGGAGCGGGCGATCAAGGAGCGGATGAGCCTCCAGGAAGTCGAAAATCTGATGCCGCACGACCTGATCAACTCCAAGCCGGTTTCGGCAGTGGTGAAGGAGTTCTTCGGCTCGTCACAGCTTTCACAGTTCATGGACCAGACCAACCCGCTTTCCGAGGTTACCCATAAGCGGCGTCTCTCGGCTCTGGGCCCGGGCGGACTCACGCGGGAGCGCGCCGGTTTCGAGGTCCGCGACGTTCACCCAACCCACTATGGCCGCGTCTGCCCGATTGAGACCCCGGAGGGTCCGAACATCGGCCTCATCGCGTCGCTCTCCACATACGCACGCATCAACGAGCACGGCTTCGTTGAAACGCCGTACCGCATCGTGAAGGAAGGAAGGGTTACCGATGAAGTCCGTTTCTTCTCTGCGTTGGAAGAAGAGGGGCACGCCATAGCCCAGGCCAACGCCGAGATGGATGCCGACGGGCGGTTCCAGAACGATTACGTTTCGGCACGCAAGGGCGGTGAGTTTGTACTCGTTGGTCGTGACGAGCTTGAGCTCATGGACGTTGCGCCGATGCAGCTGGTGTCCGTTGCCGCATCGCTGATTCCGTTCCTTGAGAACGACGACGCAAACCGGGCGCTGATGGGATCAAACATGCAACGCCAGGCGGTGCCGCTTCTCAAGGCTGATTCCCCCCTCGTCGGAACCGGCATGGAGCGGGTGGTGGCGAAGGACTCGGGGGTGTCGGTCGTTGCTCGCCATAATGGTGTCGTCGAATCGGTCGACGCTTCCCGGATCGTTGTCAAAATCGATGAAGATGAGCACGACGAGACGGGGACCGGTGTTGACATTTACAACCTGATCAAATTCGCCCGTTCTAACCAGAATACCTGCATCAACCAGCGGCCGGTCGTGAAAGTCGGCGACCATGTCACCCGTGGTGATGTCATTGCCGATGGTCCGTCCACCGATATGGGCGAGCTCGCCCTCGGGCAGAACGTCGTGGTTGCCTTCATGCCGTGGGGGGGCTACAACTTCGAGGACTCGATCCTCGTCTCCGAGAAGCTCGTCAAGGATGACCGCTACACCTCGATCCACATCGAAGAGTTCGAGTGCGTGGCACGGGACACGAAGCTGGGCAAGGAAGAAATTACGTCCGACATCCCGAACCTTGGTGAAGAGGCCCTAAAGGACCTCGACGAGTCCGGCATTATCCGGATCGGTGCCGAGGTCAAACCGGGCGATATTCTGGTCGGCAAGATTACGCCGAAGGGCGAAACCCAGCTCTCCCCCGAGGAAAAGCTTCTCCGGGCCATTTTTGGCGAGAAGGCCGGGGATGTCCGCGATACCTCGCTGCGGGTACCCCCCGGTGTCGAGGGAACCATCATCGGTGCCAAGATCTTCTCGCGCAAGGGAAGTGACAAGGATGCCCGGACCGAGATCATTGAGCGCGCCGAGGAAGAAAAACTGCGCAAGGACGAGCAGGACGAAATCCGGATCATCCGCGATTCCGCCGTTGGCAAGCTGAAGAAGCTTCTGATCGGAAAAAAAGCTGCGGTCAAGGTTGAGGACAAGGCAGGCAGGGCAGTCATCTCCAAGGGGACTGCAATTACCGAAGATGCTCTCTCTGCCATTCCGGTCGACCGGTGGGACGAAATATCCGTTGCCGATGGAGAGGGCGTGGACGAGAAAGTCGCCCTGATCCTCACCACACTCCAGCAGCAGATTGACATAATTCGCTACGTCTTCGACGATAAGGTTCAGAAGCTCAAGCGTGGAGACGATCTGCCGCCGGGAGTCATCAAGATGGTGAAGGTTTACATCGCCATCAAGCGCAAGCTCCAAGTCGGCGACAAGATGGCGGGACGGCACGGTAACAAGGGGGTCGTTTCCCGGATTCTCCCTGAGGAAGATATGCCGTACATGGAAGATGGACGACCTGTTGAGATCGTTCTGAACCCCCTCGGCGTTCCATCCCGTATGAACGTTGGCCAGATTCTTGAGACCCATCTCGGCTGGGCGGCCAAGGGGATCGGCTGGAGAATCGAGGAGATGCTCGAGAAGAATTCTCCGGCCAATCAGGTGAAGGGGTATCTCAAGGATGTCTATGGTACGCCGGAGATGAATAAGTTCCTCGAAGGCCTTGCTGAAGAGGAACTGCTTCTGGTGGCCAAGCGCCTTCAGCGGGGCGTTGCCATGGCGTCGCCGGTCTTTGAGGGTGCCGCCGAAGAGCAGATCCATGAGATGCTGGCCAAGGCAGGCTTCGACGCATCCGCACAGGTTACCCTCTTTGACGGAAAGACCGGCGAGTCGTTCAAGCACAAAGTAACGGTTGGCGTCATGTACGTTCTCAAGCTTCACCACTTGGTCGACGATAAGATCCACGCCCGTTCGATCGGTCCCTACAGTCTTGTGACCCAGCAGCCGCTGGGGGGTAAGGCCCAGTTCGGTGGTCAGCGACTCGGAGAGATGGAGGTCTGGGCAATGGAGGCGTATGGAGCCGCCTATGCCCTCCAGGAATTCCTTACGGTAAAGTCAGACGACGTCGCGGGGAGAACCCGAATGTACGAGGCGATCGTTAAAGGTAAGCACACCCTGGAGCCTGGTTTGCCTGAATCGTTCAACGTCCTGATAAAGGAACTTCAGTCGCTTTGTCTCGACGTGGAGCTTCTGGAAAACGACGAAGAGTAATTGCCGCCGCCGGGGCGGCAGCGTCCCGGCATCGATGGCACACGGTGAAAGTTACAGATAACCACTCCTAGACAGAGGAGGATTAGAAATTGGAAGATTTTTTCAACTTTTACGATAAACCCAAGGATCCGCTCCACTTTTCATCCATCCGCATCTCCGTCTCCTCGCCGGAGAAGATTCGCGAACGTTCGTTCGGCGAGGTGAAAAAGCCCGAGACAATCAACTATCGCACCTTTAAGCCCGAGCGCGATGGTCTGTTCTGTGCCAAGATCTTTGGCCCCACCAAGGATTACGAGTGCAACTGCGGAAAATACAAACGGATGAAGCACCGCGGCATCGTCTGTGAAAAGTGCGGCGTCGAGGTGATTCCGTCCAAGGTCCGTCGCGAACGGCTTGGTCATATCGACCTTGCCACCCCGGTGGCCCATATCTGGTTTCTAAAGTCGCTCCCTTCGCGCATTGGTAACCTCCTCGACATTTCACTGAAGGATTTGGAGAAGGTTCTCTATTTTGAGGCCTATGCCGTGACCGATCCGAAAGATACCGGCATGACGGCTTGTGAAGTGCTTTCCGAGGACCGCTACCTGAAGGCGATGGAGGAGTACGGCGGCCAATTCGAGGCGGGCATGGGGGCAGCCGCCATCCGCGACTGCCTCAAGGGACTTGATCTCGACCAACTGGCTGAGCAGCTTCGCCAGGAAATGGTGGAGGCCACAAGCGAGGCGAAGCGCAAGAAGACCGCCAAGCGACTCAAGGTTGTAGAGGCGTTCAAGGAGTCGGGTAACCGTCCGGAATGGATGATCCTTGAATGCATCCCGGTTCTTCCCCCGGAGCTCCGTCCGCTTGTTCCCCTCGACGGCGGGCGCTTTGCCACCTCTGACTTGAACGATCTCTACCGCCGGGTCATAAACCGTAACAACCGCCTCAAGCGGCTCATGGAGCTCCAGGCTCCCGAGGTCATCATCCGCAACGAGAAGCGGATGCTCCAGGAGGCCGTCGACGCGCTCTTTGACAACGGTCGTCGTGGTCGTGCCATCGCCGGCCCCAACAAGCGCCCGCTCAAGTCGCTTTCCGACATGCTGAAAGGCAAGTCAGGACGCTTCCGTCAGAACCTGCTCGGTAAGCGGGTTGACTACTCCGGGCGTTCGGTTATCGTCGTCGGTCCCGAACTCCGGCTCCACCAGTGCGGTCTTCCCAAAAAGATGGCGCTGGAACTCTTCAAACCGTTCATTTACAACAAGCTCGAGGAAAAGGGCTACGTAACCACCATCAAGAGTGCAAAAAAGATGGTGGAGAAAGAGCGCCCCGAGGTGTGGGATGTTCTCGAAGAGGTGATCAAGGAACACCCGGTACTCTTGAACCGAGCCCCGACCCTTCACCGCCTCGGTATCCAGGCCTTCGAGCCGGTCCTAATCGAGGGGAAGGCAATCCAGCTGCATCCCCTGGTCTGTACTGCATTCAACGCGGACTTCGACGGTGACCAGATGGCAGTTCACCTCCCGCTCTCCATTGAAAGCCAGGTCGAGGCGCGGGTGCTCATGATGAGTACCAACAACATCCTTTCACCGGCCCACGGCAAGCCGATTATTGTCCCGTCCCAGGACATGGTTCTCGGCATTTACTACATGACACGCGAGCGTCACTTCGCCAAAGGGGAGGGGAAGATTTTCTCCTCACCCGAGGAAGTGCGGATTGCCTATGATGCCGGTGAGGTCGACCTTCAGGCCCGGATAACCGTCCGCATCAAGAACCTGGTGTCTGATGAGAAGCCGGAGTTGGTCGATGCCACGACCGGACGTGTCCTCCTTCGCGACATTTTGCCGGATGCGGTGCCGTTCTCGGCAATCAACAAGGTGATGAGCAAGAAGGAGCTTTCGAACCTCGTCGACGTCTGCTACCGCCTTGCCGGAAACAAGGAGACCGTCATTCTGGCCGACCGTCTCAAGGAGACCGGTTTCCGCTATTCGACGCTTGCCGGCATTTCGATCTGCATGAACGACATGGTCATCCCAGAAGGGAAAGCGGCCATCATCGATAGGGCTACCGAGGAGGTCAAGGAGATCCAGAATCAGTACACCGAGGGTCTCATCACCGACGGAGAGCGCTACAACAAGGTTATCGACATCTGGGCAAAATCGACGGAAGAAATTGCCCGCGAGATGCTTGACAACCTGTCGAAGGATACGGTTAATTCCCCTGACGGGAAAGAGGTGAAGGTCCCCTCCTTCAACGCAATTCACATGATGGCCGATTCTGGAGCCCGGGGCTCTGCCCAGCAGATTCGCCAGCTGGCAGGGATGCGGGGCCTCATGGCCAAGCCGTCCGGGGAGATCATCGAGACCCCGATCACCGCGAACTTCCGGGAAGGTCTTAACGTTCTTCAGTACTTCATCTCTACCCACGGTGCCCGGAAGGGCCTTGCCGATACCGCGCTCAAGACCGCCAACTCCGGATATCTTACTCGCCGGCTCGTCGATGTCGCGCAGGACGCCATCATCACTGAGGACGACTGCGGGACCCTTGATGGGCTCACGGTGTCTTCTCTCACCGAGGGAGGTGAGGTGATCGAGCATATCGGTGACCGCATCCTTGGCCGTGTAACCCTCGACGATGTCCTTGATCCTGTTACCGGTGAGGTTCTGGTTCCTACCAATACTGAAATCGACGAAAATCTCGTCAAGAAAATTGAGGATGCGGGTCTCGAGCGGGTCAAGATCCGTTCAGTTCTTACCTGTCAGAGCCGGCGTGGCATCTGTGCCAAGTGTTACGGTCGCGACCTGGCACGAGGGCATCTGGTCAATCTCGGCGAGGCTGTCGGTGTTATTGCAGCACAGTCCATTGGAGAGCCGGGTACCCAGCTCACCATGCGGACGTTCCACATCGGTGGTACGGCCTCCCGGCACGCCGAGCAGACTTCGCTCGAAGCGCGAACCGAGGGTCGCATCAAGTTTATCAATATCAATAGCGTTGTGAATGTTGATGGTCATCACATTGTCATGAACCGCAACGGTGAGCTGGCTATTGTGGACGAAACGGGACGCGAGCGGGAGAAGTATGCCGTAGTCTATGGCGCCAAGATCAAGATTGGTCCCGATCAGCCGGTCAAGCCGGGAGAAACGCTTGCCGAATGGGATCCGTACACCATGCCGATTCTCACCGAGGTGTCGGGCCGTATCAAGTTCGGCGACATCGTTGAAGGTGTAACGATGGAGGAGCAGCTTGACGAGGTCACGGGTCTGTCCCGTAAGGTCATCGTCGAGTCGCGGGACGCCGACAAAAGGCCGCGGATCGCCATTAAAGATGAGTCTGGCAAGACGATTAAGATCGGCGAAAGTTCAATGGGACGGTATTACCTCCCTGTGGGCGCCAACATCTCCGTTCAGGAGGACTCGTTCGTCAACGCCGGTGACGTCATCGCGAAAATTCCGCGCGAGACGACCAAGACGAAGGACATCACCGGCGGTCTTCCGCGGGTTGCAGAACTCTTCGAGGCCCGCAAGCCGAAGGACTTCGCCGTTATCTCCGAGATTGACGGTGTGGTGACCTTTGGAAAGGACGCGAAAGGGAAGCGCAAGGTGGTTGTGACCCCTGAGATCGGCGAACCGAAGGAATATCTCATTCCCAAAGGCAAGCATATCAGTGTGCATGAAAACGATTACGTCCGTGCGGGAGAGCCGCTCATGGATGGATCGTCGAACCCTCATGATATTCTGCGGGTCCTGGGGCTGAAGGAGCTTGCCAAGTATCTCGTGGACGAGGTCCAGGAGGTGTATCGTCTTCAGGGTGTCAAGATCAATGACAAGCATATAGAAACTATTGTCCGCCAGATGCTGCGTCGCGTACGGATCAAGGATGTGGGAGACACCAGCTTCCTGATAGATGATCAGCTTGAGCGTTGGGCGTTTGAGGAGGAGAATGATAAAGTGCTGGCCAAGGGGGGGCGTCCGGCTATTGCCGAGCCGTTGCTTCTTGGCATCACGAAAGCATCGCTCTCGACGGAGTCTTTCATCTCGGCGGCTTCATTCCAGGAGACGACAAAAGTGTTGACACAGGCAGCCATCGAGGGTAAGGTGGACAGCCTTCGCGGCCTGAAGGAAAATGTCATTATGGGCCGTCTCATCCCTGCTGGGACTGGGCTTTCGCGGTACCGGAATCTGAAGCTCGTCGTAGACCAGTCCGAAGTGGTGGTTCCCGCTTCCCCGCCTCCGGTCGAGATTGAAGAATACCCCGAGATAGATGATGACGGTGATGAGTAGGTAGGGGGGGGAGGGGGTCCAGCTCCCTCCTTTCTGCTGGCTGACGTAAAAAAAACTTGACAAGCCACTTGCTGGCTGTTATTTTTGTCGCTTCCGCGGGGAGAATGCATCCTCTGAAAAAGCGGTAACTGGGAGAAAGAGTGTATGCCTACAATTAATCAGCTGATCCGCATCGGCCGGGAGAGTAAGAAGGATAAGTCGACTGCGCCTGCCCTGAAGTGCTGTCCGCAGAAGCGCGGTGTGTGTACGAGGGTTTATACGACAACGCCAAAGAAGCCGAACTCGGCTCTGCGTAAGGTTGCTCGCGTGCGTCTTACAAACGGCATTGAGGTGACTTCGTATATTCCTGGTGTGGGTCATAACCTTCAGGAGCACTCTGTTGTGCTGATTCGTGGCGGGAGGGTTAAGGACCTTCCTGGTGTTCGTTATCATATTGTTCGTGGTACTCTGGATTCGGTCGGTGTGAAGGATCGTAAGAAGAGCCGTTCAAAGTATGGTGCGAAGAGGCCTAAGTAAAGAAGACTTTGTGAGAGGGTGCTATGCCGAGAAGACGTGAAGTTGCAAAGCGGGTTATTTTGCCTGATCCTAAATTTAATGATCGCATTGTTGCTAAGTTGATCAATGTGATAATGCTTGATGGTAAGAAGAGTACCGCTGAGCGGGCGCTGTATGGGGCGTTGGATCTGGCGTCTCAGCGTGCCGGCGAGGACGCGGTGAAGGTTCTTAAGAAGTGTCTTGATAATATCAAGCCGACGCTTGAGGTGAAGTCTCGCCGTGTGGGTGGTTCCACTTATCAGGTTCCGGTCGAAGTTCGCGCTGAGCGCCGCATGTCTCTCGCGATGCGTTGGCTCGTGAAGTATGCGAATGATCGTTCCGAGAAGACGGTTACGGATAAGCTTGCGGGTGAGATTTTGGATGCCTATAACAATCGCGGTGCTGCTGTGAAGAAGCGTGAAGATACGCACCGGATGGCTGAGGCAAACAGGGCGTTTGCGCACTACCGCTGGTAGTTTTATATAGGGTTAGTATAAGTATCTGGAGGATCTTGTGGCACGACTTGTACCGTTGGAGAAAACCCGGAATATTGGGATCATGGCGCATATTGACGCTGGTAAGACGACGACAACCGAGCGCATACTTTATTATACTGGTGTTACTCACAAGATTGGTGAAGTGCACGAGGGTGCCGCCACGATGGACTGGATGGAGCAGGAGCAGGAGCGTGGGATCACCATTACTTCTGCTGCTACTACCTGTAACTGGGGTGATCATCGGGTAAATATCATTGATACTCCGGGGCACGTTGATTTTACCATAGAGGTTGAGCGTTCTTTGCGTGTTCTTGATGGCGCTGTTGCCGTGTTTTGTTCTGTGGGTGGGGTTGAGCCGCAGTCTGAAACGGTGTGGCGTCAGGCGGACAAGTATCGTGTCCCGAGAATCGCTTTTGTTAATAAAATGGATCGCGTCGGTGCGGATTTCTTTCGCGGCGTATCCATGATTCGGGATCGACTCAAGGCGAACCCGGTACCGATTCAGTTGCCGATCGGCGCAGAAGACACGTATCGCGGTGTTGTTGATCTTGTCGAGATGAAGGCGATCGTGTGGGATGAGGAGTCCTTGGGGGCAAAGTTTCATGTTGAGGATGTTCCCGCTGACCTCGCTGAGCTTGCTCAGGAGTATCGTGAGAAGATGATTGAGGAGATCGCTTCCCATGATGACGTTCTTATGGAGAAATACCTTGGTGGTGAAGAGCTGACCAAAGAAGAAATAAAGGCTGCTATTCGGAATGCCACGATTGATATTCAGATTTGCCCTGTTATTTGCGGATCGGCATTCAAGAATAAGGGTGTTCAGAACCTGCTGGACGCTGTTATTGACTACCTCCCTTCGCCGGTTGACATTCCTGCAATCAAGGGTGTTGATGCGCGGAATGGTGATGAGATTGAGCGCAAGGCGTCGGACAGTGAACCGTTCTCTGCGCTGGCTTTCAAGATCATGACTGACCCTTTTGTTGGACAACTCTGCTTTATGAGGGTCTATTCCGGGGTGCTCAATTCTGGTT contains:
- the rpsL gene encoding 30S ribosomal protein S12, with protein sequence MPTINQLIRIGRESKKDKSTAPALKCCPQKRGVCTRVYTTTPKKPNSALRKVARVRLTNGIEVTSYIPGVGHNLQEHSVVLIRGGRVKDLPGVRYHIVRGTLDSVGVKDRKKSRSKYGAKRPK
- the rpoC gene encoding DNA-directed RNA polymerase subunit beta', with the protein product MEDFFNFYDKPKDPLHFSSIRISVSSPEKIRERSFGEVKKPETINYRTFKPERDGLFCAKIFGPTKDYECNCGKYKRMKHRGIVCEKCGVEVIPSKVRRERLGHIDLATPVAHIWFLKSLPSRIGNLLDISLKDLEKVLYFEAYAVTDPKDTGMTACEVLSEDRYLKAMEEYGGQFEAGMGAAAIRDCLKGLDLDQLAEQLRQEMVEATSEAKRKKTAKRLKVVEAFKESGNRPEWMILECIPVLPPELRPLVPLDGGRFATSDLNDLYRRVINRNNRLKRLMELQAPEVIIRNEKRMLQEAVDALFDNGRRGRAIAGPNKRPLKSLSDMLKGKSGRFRQNLLGKRVDYSGRSVIVVGPELRLHQCGLPKKMALELFKPFIYNKLEEKGYVTTIKSAKKMVEKERPEVWDVLEEVIKEHPVLLNRAPTLHRLGIQAFEPVLIEGKAIQLHPLVCTAFNADFDGDQMAVHLPLSIESQVEARVLMMSTNNILSPAHGKPIIVPSQDMVLGIYYMTRERHFAKGEGKIFSSPEEVRIAYDAGEVDLQARITVRIKNLVSDEKPELVDATTGRVLLRDILPDAVPFSAINKVMSKKELSNLVDVCYRLAGNKETVILADRLKETGFRYSTLAGISICMNDMVIPEGKAAIIDRATEEVKEIQNQYTEGLITDGERYNKVIDIWAKSTEEIAREMLDNLSKDTVNSPDGKEVKVPSFNAIHMMADSGARGSAQQIRQLAGMRGLMAKPSGEIIETPITANFREGLNVLQYFISTHGARKGLADTALKTANSGYLTRRLVDVAQDAIITEDDCGTLDGLTVSSLTEGGEVIEHIGDRILGRVTLDDVLDPVTGEVLVPTNTEIDENLVKKIEDAGLERVKIRSVLTCQSRRGICAKCYGRDLARGHLVNLGEAVGVIAAQSIGEPGTQLTMRTFHIGGTASRHAEQTSLEARTEGRIKFININSVVNVDGHHIVMNRNGELAIVDETGREREKYAVVYGAKIKIGPDQPVKPGETLAEWDPYTMPILTEVSGRIKFGDIVEGVTMEEQLDEVTGLSRKVIVESRDADKRPRIAIKDESGKTIKIGESSMGRYYLPVGANISVQEDSFVNAGDVIAKIPRETTKTKDITGGLPRVAELFEARKPKDFAVISEIDGVVTFGKDAKGKRKVVVTPEIGEPKEYLIPKGKHISVHENDYVRAGEPLMDGSSNPHDILRVLGLKELAKYLVDEVQEVYRLQGVKINDKHIETIVRQMLRRVRIKDVGDTSFLIDDQLERWAFEEENDKVLAKGGRPAIAEPLLLGITKASLSTESFISAASFQETTKVLTQAAIEGKVDSLRGLKENVIMGRLIPAGTGLSRYRNLKLVVDQSEVVVPASPPPVEIEEYPEIDDDGDE
- the rpoB gene encoding DNA-directed RNA polymerase subunit beta produces the protein MAYSIANNQLLRKNFAKIHKIIDIPNLIDIQKNSYKRFLQLDTPPEVRKNSGLEAVFKSVFPIRDFSETASLEYVSYTLGAPKYDVEECHQRGMTFAAPMKVKVRLVVWDVNKETSVRSIKDIKEQEVYFGEIPLMTDNGTFIINGTERVIVSQLHRSPGVFYDHDKGKTHSSGKVLYSARVIPYRGSWLDFEFDHKDILFVRIDRRRKMPATVLLKALGYSVEELLNYFYRSEEVFVSAESMTKKADAELLSSQKASVDIADPKTGEVIVKANRKFTKAAIRKMAEHGIVQIPINVDEIVGKFVSTDIVDPSTGEVIVECNDEITQGKLDDIKARGIESFKILFIDNVHVTSSLRDTLLVDKIGSTDDALIEIYRRLRPGDPPTLKSAQALFDNLFFNAERYDLSAVGRLKLNFKLGVDVPLETQTLTRPDVLEVVRYLIDLKNGKGTIDDIDHLGNRRVRAVGELLENQYRIGLVRMERAIKERMSLQEVENLMPHDLINSKPVSAVVKEFFGSSQLSQFMDQTNPLSEVTHKRRLSALGPGGLTRERAGFEVRDVHPTHYGRVCPIETPEGPNIGLIASLSTYARINEHGFVETPYRIVKEGRVTDEVRFFSALEEEGHAIAQANAEMDADGRFQNDYVSARKGGEFVLVGRDELELMDVAPMQLVSVAASLIPFLENDDANRALMGSNMQRQAVPLLKADSPLVGTGMERVVAKDSGVSVVARHNGVVESVDASRIVVKIDEDEHDETGTGVDIYNLIKFARSNQNTCINQRPVVKVGDHVTRGDVIADGPSTDMGELALGQNVVVAFMPWGGYNFEDSILVSEKLVKDDRYTSIHIEEFECVARDTKLGKEEITSDIPNLGEEALKDLDESGIIRIGAEVKPGDILVGKITPKGETQLSPEEKLLRAIFGEKAGDVRDTSLRVPPGVEGTIIGAKIFSRKGSDKDARTEIIERAEEEKLRKDEQDEIRIIRDSAVGKLKKLLIGKKAAVKVEDKAGRAVISKGTAITEDALSAIPVDRWDEISVADGEGVDEKVALILTTLQQQIDIIRYVFDDKVQKLKRGDDLPPGVIKMVKVYIAIKRKLQVGDKMAGRHGNKGVVSRILPEEDMPYMEDGRPVEIVLNPLGVPSRMNVGQILETHLGWAAKGIGWRIEEMLEKNSPANQVKGYLKDVYGTPEMNKFLEGLAEEELLLVAKRLQRGVAMASPVFEGAAEEQIHEMLAKAGFDASAQVTLFDGKTGESFKHKVTVGVMYVLKLHHLVDDKIHARSIGPYSLVTQQPLGGKAQFGGQRLGEMEVWAMEAYGAAYALQEFLTVKSDDVAGRTRMYEAIVKGKHTLEPGLPESFNVLIKELQSLCLDVELLENDEE
- the rplL gene encoding 50S ribosomal protein L7/L12; amino-acid sequence: MAEITKADVVSFIENMTVLELAELVKELEDKFGVSAAAPVAVAAAAPVAGAAEAAEEKTEFDIILKSAGANKIAVIKVVRALTGLGLKEAKDLVDGAPKPVKTGVSKEEAEEAKKQLVESGAEVEIK
- the rplJ gene encoding 50S ribosomal protein L10 translates to MNRENKQQQVSELHDKLTRANAVFLADFRGMSVEQATTLRNELRAASVEYKVVKNTLLELASKGTDKESLSPHYAGPTAVAFSYDDPVAAAKVLSKFAKSQPNTFKLKAGVLTGKAIGVADIQALADLPSREVLLAKLLGTINAPVANFVGVLAAVPGSFVRALDAVRAKKAGN
- the rpsG gene encoding 30S ribosomal protein S7 gives rise to the protein MPRRREVAKRVILPDPKFNDRIVAKLINVIMLDGKKSTAERALYGALDLASQRAGEDAVKVLKKCLDNIKPTLEVKSRRVGGSTYQVPVEVRAERRMSLAMRWLVKYANDRSEKTVTDKLAGEILDAYNNRGAAVKKREDTHRMAEANRAFAHYRW